gcgcggcgagctggaggaggcgcacgcggagaaggagcgggtTTTTCAAGCGTTGTCAAGGGAGGCGGGTGATCGTATGACCGCGGTTGAATGCTGGAGGGGTCTCGAGAAAAAGGTCAACGCTGTGGTGGCCGACAGAGACTCGTTGTCTTTGATCGTTGCTGAGACGGTGAAGGAGAAGGCAGCGTTGGCAAAGAGGTGTGCTGATGCGGAAGGGAAGACTGCTCTGCTGAGCGAGGAAACCGAAGATCTGCGGGGCAAGTTGCGGGTGTGCGAGGATAagctgcgcgcggccgcggtggagcGGAGGGAGCTGTCGGATGAATTGACGTCTGCGGTGCGGGCGAAGCGAAAGCTGGAAAAGGACAAGGAAAGGCTGAAGGAGGGCTATGTGCAGTCTGAAAAGGAGCGGCGTAAACTGGGTGTGCGGTTCGAGGCGAGGAATGAGAACCATGGGAGtgagatggcggcggtgccgtgtGCGGCAGGAAAGCAGCCGGCGGAGGGGTGCTTCAGGGCGACTCGCACCGCTCTCAAGGTGCTGCAGAGTAATGGTGTTgacgtggaggagatggGGGCATGAGTTGGCTGGCGCGTGATGCATGTATTGCATGATCCTGCTTTGTCCAGTGTTTTTAGTGCGCATGTTCAAAAGGCAGGAGAGAAGGTGAACGTGTCGAGCCTTCCGCACTCCCTTTCAAACTCTCTCTTGAGCTCGGAGGCGGACACGTAAAGGGCAAAGCACGAGGGGAGGCCAACGGCGGGGTGGagggcgcggcagcaccggagagcaaagctgctgctgctgctgctgtttttATTGTGTGCTCGGCCGAGGCACTGCCGGTACTCAGCTGCACAGGGAAGCATTGAAAAAAGAATATATACATATGTTTGTTCTTCAGCTTTGGCACATCGACGGACTGCAAAGGAAAGTGCGGCAGTCAGGTGGAACTACGCCGacatacacgcgcacccaGATCCTTGTCTGTGCGGTTGTGTCGGCGCGTGAATAGTGTCCcactttttttgttgttcgcTCCCTCGTGTGTTTtcctgtttttctttttttggCCGTTGCTCTCATGTTTATTTTCGtcttccccccctcccccagaCGGTGGACCGTCGCCTTGAGCTCCGTGGCCATTGGTTCGTGGCTTATTGGGTGCACGCTGCCCTCGTACACATGCTCGTGTGCTCCTCAGTGTTGCACGCTCGTGAACCTGCCTATCGCCTcttgccctccctctctccctcttgccctccctctctttctctctctttctttttcttccgACATCGGCACTGTAGACCGCATAAGACAGCAATGAGGTTgtgtccagcagcagcagcagcgcgaagaagagctccctccccccatcccGGCCTGCCTTGTCCTAcgtggggtgggggtggtggcggatTGGCTTTCATAGTTCTAGCGTCATCGGCGGGTTAGCGGGAGAGATCACTTTGCTTGTGGGTGCGCCACCCGTCTTCTCCTCTGCGAGGCCGTAGTCTTCGAGGACGACAACCCTGCGAGGGTCGAGTACGCCCTGCAGTCCTCGCTCGGGCTCACACATGCGGTATTTCCGTGTACTACGCATCCACTGACAAAAatgaagagggggagggagactTGCGCGCACGTGGTGCCGGCGAATTGCTCTCCTTGTCTTTCCCTTTCTCATCGCTCATGTTTAGGTGtctcgtgcgtgcgcgccatGGCCGCTTCTCTTTCATTCACACTCGCCCTCGTTCTTCCCTTCCTCGCTTGCATCTTGCCCTGCTGTCGTCCTTCGCCTCTGTGTCTGCTTGTCTCTGCCTCTTCTTTCCCATGGCCCTTCGCCACTGCACATGCGTACCTGTGCACTTCGTACGACCCACTCACCGCTGCGAGAAGAAGCGTGCGGAGAGCAGCTGTGCCGACCGTAACAACACCACCATCCATCCACGCCGTCAGCGCACGTcagcacgccgcggcgcgtctCTCTTGGAAAGAGGCCGCTTAGTATTTCGGATCTTTtcacgcgcgcagcacagGAAACAGAAGGAAACAAGAGAGccgcacccacgcaccccctccccctctcccacagCGACAAGGACAACGAGCCAACACGTCCAAGGCGCCTTAGAATTGTACGCGTTCTCTGTGTAGCAACACAGCTACAACCGCTTCTTGGCACGTctatcacacacacacacacacacacacacacacacgcagacggaaCGGAAAACGCAACTTTTcgccctcttcgcctcctcctccttctgtgtgtgtgtgtgtgtgtgtgggtgttcCTCTCGTGGCCACTGTTGGACCTGAGTCCCTTCACCTCTTTTATACCGGTGCACCTTTGCGGTTGGCGGGCCACAGCGAGGAAAGGGCCTTGTCTGTCttggtgcgtgcgtgctgcctGCGTCCCACGGTCGCATGTATCGGGTCTCATCTTTCTCTTGCCTGATTCTGTAGCGCGGCTCCTTTCACGGACCCTACTTTGCGTGCAGTCGGTTCCGTGCAGGGTCTAAGGCCGTAACTGTCTTGTAGTTGATCTTCCCCACTACTACCCCTTCCGTCGAGTGGTCTTGGTGCCTTCTGAAGCCGCTTGCCCGCTATTTTTCTTGCTGTGCCTCACTGCACCTGTCAGGTCCGCTGCCTTCGGACCTCTCACCCCCGCGCTGGGAGCTGTTTTACGTGTCCTCTTTTGCCCGCCGGTACCTGCTTTTTACGCATCGTCGCAATGGACCTGGCGGAGAAGCggaagcagctggaggcccTACGCGCCGCCCGGCAAGCGAAGCAGCAGGTAGTGGAGCAGTACATCTCTGGCCGCTCCTCAAACCCGGATGGCAGCCCGACGTCCTCGACGTCCTTGTCGAGGAGTGCCCTTGCTTTGGCACTGCCtgccagtgctgctgcgggcgactcagcagcagcggcaggcaccTCAACTTCGCCAAGGTCGGCACTGCCATTGTCGCTTCGTagccgcagcggtggagggCGGCTGTCTGTGTCGTCGACTCGCGGCTCCGCTGCCACAGCCAAAGCTGCCGCCCCTTCTGCGGCCTCATCGCCTGTCACGCCGACCACCCCGACAGCGCAGAAGGCGCGCCCGACAACCCCGAGTAAGCAGTCCGCTCCCTCGCAGACTcaagctgccgccgccgacggggGCGTCGCACCTCGATCGATTCACTTCGTGTCAATGAACAAGGATagcacggcggcgcacgcTGCCATGGCCGGCTTCTCTGCCGCTTCTCCAAACGCGCGCCCTGTTGTCGGGTCGCTTTGTGGATCAGCTCTGCCGACGGTTGCCTCAagggcagccgccgcgcctccaACAGAGGAAGGACTGGCCGCTTATGGGGGCTGGGGCTTCCTGCGAAAGTGTATGCGTGTCCCGGCGCGGGATGCCACCGGGGCTACGGTGACGCAACCCGTCTGCATCTTCAACCCTTCTGTGCTGCTCGGTGATGTAGCCGGGTCAGTCGAGAGTAGCCGCCGACGCGTCATCTTGGACTCCACCTCGTGCCTCGTGCCCTacgacggcgcggctgccggccAGCGACTCAGCGACGGTGCCATGATGACACTGCCTACGGTGTGGTCggtgtgcgtggcagcggccTACGGATCGTGCGACTCTCCCGCTGTAACGAGTGGCGGCAATGGCGGTGAGCTTTCGGTGAACACGCGCTGCCATGGCAACACCGACCCGGCAGGGCCGGACAATCGCACGGGCGCCAGCGCGCTCGACCCGCTGTTCATGCTCAGCACTGGTGGCACCTCTGTCGGGATGTcccagcagcgcgccagtgcggctgcgaggccggcgaccggtgccgctgccgctgcggctgctgcgagggTGCGTGCCTCCATGGATTTCGGGTATCCGTGGggctccgcctccgccgcacCGTCGGCTGTGCCGGGCGCCACGACGGAGTCGGCTCTGAAGGTGGCGAAGGAGTCACCAGGACTTGTGCTGGCGTGGCTCCTCGTGCCTCTGCCTGCCAACACGATGCCTCGAAAGGAGGGCTCCTTTGCcggggctgcagcggctcctgGTGGTGGATTCGTGAGCTGCGTCAGCGGCGACATAACAACGATGCCTGAGCACGTTGTGATTGTGCTCCCTCTCGTGTGCGACTCGGAGGTGACGACACTGCTCGCCCATCCATTGCAGCCATCGACGCTGCTCGGTGGAACCCGGTGTGGCCGGATCGTGCAGTGGTCGATTGGGCAGGCGTGGGCACAGATCGAACCACGCCGGCTACTGGAGCGGGCGCTTGCGACGACGGGCACCACAACGACTCTGCTACTTCCGCCACAGCGGCCAGCCCACTCGTCGTTTCCGTCGCCGCAGGCACACCAGGCGCCAGTGTTGCGCATGGCTGTTCACGGCGACGCCAGCTGCCACCACCTTTACTCTATCAGCCAAGAGGGCAAGGTGTGCACGTGGACAGCGTCGCAGCCACTGCACCCAGCGGCGTCCTGCCTGTCGTACCTCGGCATTCGGCCGATGGGCTGCATCGGGGTGACGGCGCAGTTCGTGGAGCGGGCCGGCACGGACGCCATGACAAAGGTTTTCATTGGCACCACCTCGGGTGcgctcctcgtcggcgcgAACAGGGACGCGAAGTCGATCGAGCTCCAGTACTATGGCCCGCCACGCGCGCTGCCAACTTCATCGACTGTCATTAGAACACTCGACATCACCGCCACGTCAGTCTCTACTGCTTCGTTCCgtgacggcgcagcggccacggcgTCGACTTGCTTGACAGCCTCACTCGCGCACCCCGCGGGCGCTGACGCTTTCGCGGCTGCTGAGGAGAGcggtcaccaccaccaccaccaccaccaccttaCCGCGGTGTCCTCGCCATCACCAGCGactgccgcggtggcgcgccgTGTTCAGgctgcggcactgcagccGCATCGAGGTCGCATCGTCTCGATGGCTGTGCAGACGGCGACCCACGGCCTGCGGGGTCGTGACTGTGTCGTGTCGGCGGCAACGgacggcagctgcgtcgcctGGTTTGACCGCTCTGTCATTCCTCTCGAAGGCTTCTCCTCGGCCGTAACGAGCGTCTGCTGGTCGCCGACGAAGCAAGGCGTTCTCGCCGCCGGTGACGCCAGTGGACTGGTCACCGTGTGGGCTGTGAGCACGAGCATCATTACGCCTGTGGTGACCGTGTCGCTGCGTGAAGCGGGCCACCGCGCTCGCGGCAACGCGTCATCAGACGGGGTGCTGTGGGTGGTGCCAGGGACGAgcgacgcagctgcgggagctggcagcggcaccgccggtGGCGGTACCTTCGGCTTTGGGGGTGACGACGATGAGGCCGACGTCTTcgacggagaggaggtgggTGCTTCACTGGGTGAGGCTGACGTGGTCGGCACCGCCATCTCCTCTGTCTTTTTCTCTCGCGACGGGCAGTGGCTTTTCGCGAGTACGGCGAGAGGCTACGTGCACACACTGCACTTGGGCACGTCACTGGTGTAGTGCCGCGGAGGTGaggaggtgaggaggaggggggagggggcaggaggCGCACGGGGGGGGGTGACGGgcacgcccccctccccctccctcaggcacatgcacgcgcCCTCTTTCAGCTGATGTCCAACACCCAGCCTACGGTAGCCAATGACGGTGTAGAGCCAGAAAGAACCACTGACACAGGTAGATGATGGCAAAGGGCCCACCTCACTGATAAAaatgctgctgccggcaaGCGGCCAGCACTCCGCCAACCCGCGGCTCTTCCTCTTGTCCCTCCGAATCTCCGCGGGGTGGTGCGCCGAGAAGTCAGAGGTTGCTCGCACGCTGCTGGTCCTTGTACGGACTGGGCAAGTGGCAGCTATCGAGAAAACGCGTCATGCCGTCTCCTGAGGGCCCAGGGGCAGGGCCACGATGTGCGCGCTCTCATGATCCAAGAATCGACCCCCTCCTTGCCTGCATGACTTCTTGGGTCTATCCTATCTTCCGTGTGTACAGCATGGCAGCTgcaatgcacacacacacgcccctctcGTTCCGTGCACTcactcctcccttctctttctgcaGACGACACGCCAGCTCAACGGAGCGAGTGTATAGACTCATTGCTTCACCAGTCACCACCCTGACGGAGACCACCACTGTCAAGCATGCTGGGTGCACCGAGTCCGGCAGCAGGCGAATTCAGATGCCGTCCTGCACGGCTTCAGAGGTGAAGGGCGGACtccgcagcagaggcactaACGGACCGGAGAAAATCCTGGCAgccctctccgcgccgaggagcCGCACCAGCCGCGAGAAGCCTCAAAGAGCTCTGAGGACAGGGCTGCCCAGCGGGTGGCCTGGAGAGGGACAAGACAATGAGATGCTCACAGGGGTGGAAGCTTGCCACGCGGGCAGACGACACGCCACGGAGCCACCTTTTCCTCTGCTAGAGCGCATGCCAACGCCGCTGTGTTGTGCATGCACACGGGCTGGCAGCTTGTCGGCTTGGTTACCCTGATCGTGTGCATACGATGCACACAACGAGATTGCACCTAGCCAACACACCGTCTTCAGGACCTTTCAGGTGTAGACGTGAAAAGAGTAATCCTTCGTTATCAGACTCAGGGTGCGGCTCCTCACTCCCACGTAGCTGTGCCGGACCGTGGCCCTCGGGCTAGAAcgcgcggaggtgctggcTGTTGGTTTCGAGGCCGCAGTGCCACAGAAGAAGTGTGCCGAGCAAGACGTGGATAAGTGGAATGTGCACGAATACGCTAGGGAGAGCGCGAGCGAGTCGTTTGGCGACGCACGACCAGCGACAGCAGAGGGCACAGGCacttcttctcctctccgACCTCTGCTGTGCGATGAGGTGAGAGGAGACGCGCAACCATGAAAAAATACATCAAAGAAGCTCGCAAGTGATTcgcgcgacacacacacacacacacacacacacacacacacagatgaTGATGCTTCATACGATGCGCACCACctgtggtgtgcgtgcgtgcgtgcagcggtCTGTCGTCCCATTCCTTATGCACTCCTCTCTTAGCATGGTAACGAGGGGCCTCGTACAGATCTTTTGCTTTTTCGAAATTTCTCTTCCGCTTCCGCTCGTCTTCTGCACTTCTCACCCTTGAGCTCGCGGCTCTGCGTGGCTGGCTGCATGCGGCTAGCTGTGCGGCGCGTCGTTGGTCACTTTCTCCCCCTATGCTGACGCCCACCATCGGCCCCTCCACCATcctcgctgctcttcttttcACGGCACATTGTGTGCTACCGGCACACGTCAGCATGATGACACACAACAAGCAAGCGAGCAggcccacacacactcctcGTTCCCTTGGAGGCGGACACTCGctcgtgcgcacgcacagaagGATGCGCTCGCACCCGAGAGCGCGTCGTCACGGttggccagctgctgcgtagCACACCCGATAGCCTGCGCTTCGGGGCCGCGTCCGTCAGctctcacctcctcctttcgACCATCCCGCACAGCGCTTGGCACGCTGGAGGCCGCACCACAACCTTTCTCCTGAGCGAAGGGACAGGCAGCACAGTGGCGCGTCCTGGACGCAGTGACACCCATCGGCAGTACacttcctccctcttctcttctcctttcgTCTTTGTTGTATTTTGTGGTGACGCGGAGGTACAGAGTTATTCGGATACGCACAGGTATCCTGCACACCCacaaggcggaggcgcgcacacgcacacacacacacacggcgagTGCGCAGCGTTGACTTATTAGTGTTGCAAAGGCTCGCCAAACTCCTAGAATGCTGTCCAACTTTTCCTGCCGCGTGCTGCTCCCGCTCCCAGCGGCGTTGCCTCCCCTGAGCTTTACTCATCGCAGTgatgccggtgccgccgctgctctccgcGCCGGAAGCAGGATGGGCTTGAGCTGCGCGCTGACCAGCGGGCTCTCGCTTCGTTGCTTTTCGAACACGCCTGCTCGACTCAGCTGTGGCGCTGGTATTCTGCACTGTTCTAAGCTGTGTCTCAGCGGTTTTGGGGACCCTGCGCAAGGCAGGCTGCACAATGCGAACCACGGTGCTGTGCGCCTGCACGGCACCGTGACCGCCTTcaagcaccgccgcggctaCGGCTTTGTCCTGGCGGAGGGGGTCGCCGCATCTGCGCCTCCTCTCAAGCATACTTACGTCGCTCTAGATACTCATGCTGCGGCTGCTAGAAACAATGGCGTCCCGCCGGCGCGGGAGGAAGCGTGCAACGAACTGCACAAGTCCTTCTTTTTCACTCGCAGCGCACTGATGGGCGGTTTTTACGTgacggagggagagcgggtCTCGTTCGCGGTAGTTGCGGTGCCCCCGGGGAAAGGAATCAATCGCCGAGTCGCGGGAGACTCGCCGAGCACCCGTAAAGACGACGGTGACCACGCTGCCTTAGGCGGCGCCGAGACGGCAGAGTTCTTGCTGGGCAGCCCAGAAGGGGAGCTGGAGGAAgacagcagcgcagccacGAGCGATACCCAATCCCAGCTGCATCGCATCGCCGTCAGCTTAAGATACTACGACGCCAAGACAGGAAAGGAAACACCGATATCCCCGCTGACGCTCTACGGGAAAATTGTAGAGTgggatgcagcggcgggtgtCGGCGTGATTGCGGAGCTGGACACGCGTCGGCAGTATCACGAAGATGCACCTCGCTTTCCCTTTTCGTTGGAGAGCGTGGATCTCGCCCTTGGCACCGAGCTGCGCTCCGGCCGCTACGTACGCTTCTGCCTGGAGCCTGCCACTCACGCGcagggtggcggcggcgaagacaccgccgccgcggtgacgCCCACAAGTGGTGCAgaggccgctgccgatgtcgACGAGGATGTGGAGCTCGTGGCGCAGCGTGTCATCATTGATTCCTCGATGGAGCGTCGGAAGGGCGTCTTTGGCCGCCCGCTCGTTCTGGCCGACGCAGCACCGGGTACGATGACGAGCGAGTCCCGGTTCTCTGGCGTGGTACGGGAGGTGAAGGCAGATCACTTCGGCTTCATCCAAGACGATCTCAGCGGCGAGTCCATCTTCTTCCACTTATCAAACGCGTCTTCGAGGGTGAAGGCGGGCGACCGGGTCACGTATCTGCTTCGCGAGGTGGAGTATGGAAAGCACACCGGCAAGAAGGCGTGCTTCGACGTCCTCATTGATCAGACGGTGACGAGCCGTGCACGTGACGCAGCCAGCGATTGCGGGGCGTCTGCGGGTGCCGGAAATGCGGGTGGGCACCATCGAAAACACGCGGCAGAACGCCGCTCCAAGACGGCGCGCGATGAGGACGACTTGGACTTTGAACTCCTGTAGTAGCGTATGACCGCGCCCAGCACCGCTTCCGGCTCTCCattatgtgtgcgtgtgggtgctTAAATAAATCTGCTTCTTGTGcatgtctgcgtgcgtgctcaCATGCTGCTGTGGTTCTCGTCTGTGCGTTATGCGTaccccccctctctttccgtGGTtctgcgtgcacgcgcgtgagAAGGCGTTTCGCCTCCCTTTTCTACGCAGACTCGGACGCGCCTCGTGCTTGATGCGTCGGCCTTTCCTTTCTCCCGACGTGCGAGACAGTGACACAGCGGCAAGGGCGCCGGCGGACATTGTGGGCGACTAATGAAGAGTAACCGTAGCAGCAGCTGACGTGGCGCCACACACGTAGAGGGCGAGCACCAGAAAGTTACCACATAGATACGCACGCCCAGACGACGCACAAGGGGTTTCTTGGCGTTGCGCTTCTCCTCTCACATCTCCCTCGTTTAACGGTAACCCAGAGAAACGGCAGTGGGATgcgggcacgcgcacacacatgcatcaACTAGCCACTTACTTACGGGCATGCAAGCAGAAGAAGCCGCAGTGATGGCTCATCACTGTAGTTGATTCATCGCGGACGTGGCGGCGCGTGCCATGGTGTGATGGTAGGTGTGTATCGTTTTCTGTTTTGCTGTCACGCAGAGAGCGGAGGCGAGAAGGATGCGATGGGAGCCTGTGGCTACTGCGCTGTGTTGCACCTTCTCCccaccaccctctctcttccgGTCGACGTGACTTTCGGAGTGTGGGCCTCATCTGCCGTGCCAAATGGGCGGTCTTTTCGCTCCTTTATTCTCATATTACTTTTCCCTCTTcatgcgcgccgcctcccccctcttcgtcctcgtcctcgtccttcCTTCCTCAGCGTgtgaaggggggagggagggagagcggatGGTGATGGGTGGGGTCGCAACATGTCGTGCCCTTGttgcacgctgctgcttctctgtcATTCTTGCTGAATCACGTTTCCTCTGCTCAACGCGCTAACCCGatccccgccctctctctctccacacacacacacacacacgcacacacatttTTTTGGCAGTCGTATCAGCGGTTATATATTTCTCTCTCAGCCCctgccccccttttttcgcTGCAttccacccccctcccccttgccAGCCGGCCGCCTTCCTGTTCCTGtgtcacgcacacgcatacccACACATACCTGCAGGTGCACTTACACTCGCCTCCGACGACACAgggccgcacgcacacgaaaaggacgaggaggtcgGCATTGATCGATAGTGCCGCAGATGGACTCAGCAGCCTATCAGCCAGCCACTCCACCGAGGAGCTCGCaaccgccgcctccgcgacgcgGGGGCGGTGTCCCGCGCTTTCAGCGCTCACGTGCAGCGGACATTACAgctacggctgcttcgccgccgcctcttctgccgtcgtcgcaggccccgccacagccgccgcgccgccacctcaaCCCCTCTTCCGGGCCAGAGGGGTTGGCTGCCGCGAGCAGAACACCCGACGGGAAGCGGTCACACTGCCAcccgcagcggcatcagaatgcgccagcgcgagaCGGCACCCTCGACGCGCCTGTCCAAAGCAGCAATGCGAATGCCATGGTCCCTTCAGGACTGACCGAGGCCGCCGTGCAGCGTGCCttcggcagcggctgtgctCTGGCATCTTTGCCATCACCGGCAACTGCCGGTGGGGCAGTCGCAGGAGGAAacgagcgcgcgcgtgggaTCATCATGCCGACGCGCAAGGAGGGCAGCGACTCCGCCTCTATGTACAGCATGGCGCAGTCCGTGCTGCCAATGGACCCGCGCGAGCGCATCTACTACCGCCCCCGGCACCGTTTGCTGCAGTGTTACCTGGAGCGGCGCAAGCGCAAGGGTCTCGGAATCGCGTCGCTGCTTCCCGGCCGCCACCAATCCTTCCAGTTTTTCCTCGAACACACAGGCGACTTTGTACTAGCGGCCGTCCCGCGCAGCTTCAAGACACGTACAATGGTTGAGGATACGTCGAGCGGGGTTGGCGGGCAGTTCTACCCCGTCTCGCAAGGCGGTGCCAACATTGTGTTCACGATcaatcagcagcagctggacaGTGACACGCGCGCCTTTGTTGGCAAGCTATCGCGGCGCGGAAAGGGGATGGAGATGGTGCTGTTTAGCGAGGGTAGCAAGGATGCCCGGAAGGAGATTCTGGCGGTTCTGCTGCACAACTTGGCCGACACGAACCGGTCGTCGTTCACGGTACTGCTGCCGGCCATCGACCCGGAGTCTGGGTACATCAAGCCGCTGGAGGGCGGTGAGGTCGAATTCCTGCGTgacggccgcggcagcagccacgccgGCATCGACGAGGCGATGGTGAACTCCTCTGATGACGACGTCGACGCGGCTTACTCGACCATGTCGAGGGCGACACCAAACTTTGCGGCCGTGTGCGATTCTCCTGGAGCGAgcggtgcgcccgcgccgagCAGGAGCGAAACAGCTGGTCGGCAGAAAAAGTGGTTCTTGCACGGGGTGCTGGCTCGCGAGTACCGGCGAAACCCAGGCAGCCCAAACATCATTGTCCTCAAGAGCAAGGAACCTCAGTGGGatggcgtgctgcgcgggtATAAGCTCGATTTCCATGGACGCTCTACGAAGGCGAGTGAGAAGAACTTTCAGCTCGTCGCTGTCTCTGATCCGGGGAAGGTGGTCATGCTCTTCGGCAAGCAGGACGACGACCGTTTCGCCCTCGACTTCCGCTACCCGCTGTGCGGTCTGCAAGCAGCCGCGATCGCCACTACGATCTTGACGGCTCGAAAGGCGATCCTCTGAGtgctcgtgcgcgcgtgtgcgcgtgctgcggtgATGGGATGGAAGGAACGACAGACAAGCGAACGAAGTAGTAGCTTGGAAAATCACGCCAACATCTGGAGACTTCGGTGTTGATCGCTGCTCTCTcatgcgtgtgtctgtctgtccgTGTTCGTCCGTCTGTCAGTGAAGGTGCGTCgtcgcttcttctccccAGCGCATGAACGAGTTGGTCGCGTGCGCTGTTACGACGCTGCAGAGGATTATCGACTGATCCGCGGTCTTCTCTTCGCGGGTGCCCGTGCAGgcgagcgtgtgtgtagggTCGTCTGCTCTTTCCccattttttgttttcctgtTTCAATATTCGTTGGTCTCTTGTTTATATCGTTTAGGCTTGCGTCTGTTGATCTGTTATccgtgcgtgtatgtgtgcgcctgcgtgtgtTCACCCTCTactccttctctctgtgtgtacATCGGCATGTAGTGGTACATGAAGGCCATagttatatatatatatatatgtgtgtgtgtgtgtgtatagaTCGGTGTGCatacgtgtgtatgtgtaagCGCTCGTGCGTCTGTGAAGGTGCTTGGCTGCGTGCCGTGTCTTTCGCccatttttttgttgttgctgttgtgaCGCTGATCGCCTCCATCTGCACCacgtctttgtgtgtgtgtgtgtgctcgttATCGGTCTTTTCGTGCGACACTGATGTTTTCTTCTTGGTGTTGCTCCTCCGCCATCCTCTTTCCACGCCCagcctctccccttctcttgGCTCacccaccgccgtcgccgctgtcctGTGCTGTCGGCCCTCACCGCCCTCCCGCGTCGCGCTGCGTTCCGAGGATCGGGGTGCTTCCTTTCTTTTCTGAGTTTTCGTTTTCCCCCGATCAGCGTCCCTCTTCATCCTTTTGTGGATGCGGGGAGGGGTGCGCGCTTCTCTATCGTTTTCCATTCTGCGTTGTGTTGTACTCCACTCCTCTCGGTGTGAAACTGGCGCCCTTTCCTCTTTCactcgtgcgcgtgcacacgcgtgaTACGGTACTCTCTCCtagcctcctcgtcgtcccgCCGTGCTCCGCAGGCCCTCTTTTCATTTCTAGCCCTTTGGCTGCGCCTGACATCTGCGCGCTCGACAGCGGCCGCCACCCAAACACGTGTGTGAGGATCGCGGTAGGAGGGATGCGgagcgaggaggggggtgggggacggTGAGCGGTGATGGTGTCGGGAacccactcctcctccagtTGTTCTGCGTTGCTCTCCCTACTTTTTTTTGGTTCTTTTCTATAGTACCATTGTTGTTGTGGTTGACATCCGCCGCTcactgccgtgctgctgctgctgctgctgctgttcttcGCATCTGTTGTGTTCTCGGAGTGCGTTGTGTGATCTGGTGCCCCTCTGcgcttctccctctcgccaTTGCACagtcggtgtgcgtgtgtggctgcaTGTGTattgcttgtgtgtgcgtgcgtgt
This sequence is a window from Leishmania major strain Friedlin complete genome, chromosome 14. Protein-coding genes within it:
- a CDS encoding tub family protein-like protein, whose translation is MPTRKEGSDSASMYSMAQSVLPMDPRERIYYRPRHRLLQCYLERRKRKGLGIASLLPGRHQSFQFFLEHTGDFVLAAVPRSFKTRTMVEDTSSGVGGQFYPVSQGGANIVFTINQQQLDSDTRAFVGKLSRRGKGMEMVLFSEGSKDARKEILAVLLHNLADTNRSSFTVLLPAIDPESGYIKPLEGGEVEFLRDGRGSSHAGIDEAMVNSSDDDVDAAYSTMSRATPNFAAVCDSPGASGAPAPSRSETAGRQKKWFLHGVLAREYRRNPGSPNIIVLKSKEPQWDGVLRGYKLDFHGRSTKASEKNFQLVAVSDPGKVVMLFGKQDDDRFALDFRYPLCGLQAAAIATTILTARKAIL